The Denticeps clupeoides chromosome 5, fDenClu1.1, whole genome shotgun sequence genome includes a region encoding these proteins:
- the abcb5 gene encoding multidrug resistance protein 1 codes for MAEEARCEDSPPPPPTDKECPEGYINFSFVPEDKTPADANKTDPTPKTKAKGWKKKDKEPVKTVSVFQLFRYATCPEVFLMILGLLCACLHGIAMPLMIVVFGQMTDSFVQSGQQLNVTGNFTLGKSSTCITPPGIDIQASMTRNAYYFVGIGAAVLVVSTFQVTLFMLTAAKQTRRIREKYFHAILHQPMAWFDTHQIGVLNTRLTDDINTISEGLGDKICVFVQFFSTFVAGFVVGFIYGWKLTLVIMAVSPLLAGTAAVWSKVLASFTSKELSAYAKAGAIAEEILVAIRTVVAFNGQQKAVDKYTVNLEEAKNFGVKKAITSNISMGFTQLMIFATYALAFWYGTKLSVDEPENYTIGRVLIVFFTVMIGAFSLGQGAPSLESIAKARGAAYEVYNTIDMPRPIDSSSRQGHKPDAIRGDIEFKDIHFSYPSRRDIKILNGMSLKIPHGKTIALVGASGCGKSTTIQLLQRFYDPDSGQVTLDGHDVRSLNVRWLRENIGIVSQEPVLFGTTIAENIRYGCQDATDEDVERAVREANAHEFISRLPDKLNTMVGERGAQLSGGQKQRIAIARALVKNPKILLLDEATSALDTQSESIVQAALDKAREGRTTIVIAHRLSTIKSADVIAGFSNGTVVEQGTHKELMAKEGVYYSLVMQQTSGRQNEEQEEEEDEEEESDGETMEYSSDMEMKEEVLEDVQIENGGACRASMRKSISFQRNPSKRRSKKRRSKKKDKKKEEKLPEVSFSKILALNKPEWPYLTIGMLASFVGGGVYPCVAITFAKIIGVFSETDPEVKRQKTLMFSLIFLLIGGVAFVTYFLEGFMFGKSGELLTMRLRVQTFKAMMRQEIGWFDDNNNAVGVLTTKLATDASLVKGAAGSRMGLATHTICSLTIAVVVAFISCWQLTLLILAMVPFLTGANFIQMRAMTGHASKDQSALELAGKISTETVENFRTVVSLTREEVFYRKFMDSLSKPYRSSLLKAPIYGITFALSQAIPFMVNAAIFRFGAWLIANCYTNFENVYLVFSVIVFAAMNIGQSSSLAPDFAKAKTSAQRILSMLDMKPAIDIYNQEGHKPTDCVGDIEFRGLHFSYPTRQNVKVLQGLDVSVRPGQTLALVGGSGCGKSTAVQLLERFYDPAAGQVLMDRYDTKTLNLAWLRSQLGLVSQEPILFDCTIAENIQYGDNSRVVSLEEVEEAARSANIHNFIAGLPEKYNTRVGDKGTQLSGGQKQRIAIARALVRRPKVLLLDEATSALDTESEKVVQRALDDARLGRTCITIAHRLSTIKNADVIVVIQNGRVCEQGSHAELMARQGAYYALVNAQVSTSSISSTL; via the exons ATGGCCGAGGAAGCTCGATGCGAAGACTCCCCGCCACCGCCGCCCACGGACA AGGAATGTCCTGAAGGCTACATCAACTTCAGCTTTGTGCCGGAAGACAAGACACCTGCAGATGCCAATAAAACCGATCCGACGCCCAAGACGAAAGctaaagg ATGGAAGAAGAAGGACAAGGAGCCTGTCAAAACGGTCAGCGTATTCCAGCTG TTCCGCTACGCCACGTGTCCCGAGGTCTTCCTCATGATCCTGGGGCTCCTGTGCGCCTGCCTGCATGGCATCGCCATGCCGCTGATGATCGTGGTCTTTGGCCAGATGACAGACAGCTTTGTACAGAGCGGGCAGCAGCTCAACGTCACAG GAAACTTCACCCTGGGAAAGTCGTCCACGTGCATCACGCCTCCCGGAATCGACATCCAGGCTTCCATGACCAG GAATGCGTACTATTTCGTCGGAATTGGGGCAGCGGTGTTGGTGGTTTCGACGTTCCAGGTGACTCTGTTCATGCTGACGGCCGCCAAGCAGACCCGGCGGATTCGCGAGAAGTACTTCCACGCCATCCTCCACCAGCCCATGGCGTGGTTCGACACCCATCAGATCGGGGTCTTAAACACCCGACTAACCGA CGACATAAACACCATCAGCGAAGGCCTTGGAGACAAGATCTGCGTATTTGTGCAGTTCTTCAGCACGTTTGTTGCTGGCTTCGTGGTCGGCTTTATCTACGGCTGGAAGCTGACTCTGGTCATCATGGCCGTGAGCCCCCTGCTGGCAGGGACTGCAGCCGTCTGGTCGAAA GTCCTGGCTTCGTTCACCAGCAAGGAGCTGTCGGCGTACGCGAAGGCGGGTGCCATCGCCGAGGAGATCCTGGTGGCCATCAGGACCGTCGTAGCCTTCAACGGACAGCAGAAGGCAGTGGACAA GTACACGGTTAATTTGGAAGAGGCCAAGAACTTTGGTGTGAAAAAGGCCATCACCAGCAACATCTCCATGGGCTTCACGCAGCTCATGATTTTTGCCACGTACGCTTTGGCGTTCTGGTATGGAACAAAACTCTCGGTGGACGAGCCAGAAAACTACACCATTGGAAGAGTCCTCATA GTCTTCTTTACTGTGATGATTGGCGCTTTCTCCCTGGGCCAGGGAGCTCCAAGCCTAGAGAGCATTGCCAAGGCTCGCGGCGCCGCCTATGAGGTCTACAACACGATTGATATG CCCAGGCCCATAGACAGCAGCTCGAGGCAAGGACACAAACCAGATGCTATCAGAGGAGACATTGAATTCAAGGACATCCATTTTAGCTACCCCTCCAGAAGGGACATCAAG ATCCTGAACGGCATGAGTCTGAAGATCCCACATGGGAAGACCATCGCCCTGGTTGGGGCCAGCGGCTGTGGGAAAAGCACCACCATTCAGCTGCTGCAGCGCTTCTACGACCCTGATTCAGGACAG GTGACGCTGGACGGCCATGACGTCCGGTCCCTGAACGTGAGGTGGCTGAGGGAGAACATCGGCATCGTCAGTCAGGAGCCTGTGCTCTTTGGCACAACCATCGCAGAGAACATCCGCTACGGGTGCCAGGACGCCACGGATGAGGACGTGGAACGTGCCGTCAGAGAAGCCAACGCCCATGAGTTCATATCCAGACTGCCAGAC AAACTGAACACCATGGTGGGCGAGAGAGGGGCCCAGCTCAGTGGAGGGCAGAAGCAGCGCATCGCCATCGCTCGGGCGCTGGTTAAGAATCCCAAGATCCTCCTGCTGGACGAGGCCACGTCCGCCCTGGACACTCAGAGTGAGTCCATCGTTCAGGCTGCGCTGGACAAG GCCAGAGAGGGCCGGACCACCATCGTGATTGCCCACCGCCTGTCCACCATCAAATCCGCAGACGTGATTGCGGGATTCAGCAACGGGACAGTTGTGGAGCAGGGCACCCACAAGGAACTCATGGCCAAGGAAGGGGTCTACTACTCCCTGGTCATGCAGCAG ACCTCTGGAAGGCAAAacgaggagcaggaggaagaggaagatgaagaagaggagtCTGATGGGGAGACGATGGAATACTCGTCTGACATGGAGATGAAGGAAGAGGTTCTGGAAGATGTGCAGATTGAGAACGGCGGAGCTTGTAGGGCGTCGATGAGAAAAAGCATCAGTTTCCAGAGGAACCCTTCAAAGAGGAGGTCCAAGAAAAGGAGATCCAAGAAGAAGGATAAAAAG AAGGAGGAGAAACTTCCAGAAGTTTCCTTCAGCAAAATCCTTGCCCTGAACAAGCCGGAGTGGCCGTATCTGACGATTGGAATGTTGGCCAGCTTTGTTGGTGGAGGTGTCTATCCATGTGTTGCTATCACCTTTGCCAAAATCATTGgg GTTTTTTCTGAGACTGATCCTGAGGTGAAGCGCCAGAAAACGCTGATGTTCTCGCTTATCTTCCTCCTCATTGGCGGAGTGGCTTTCGTCACTTATTTCTTAGAG GGCTTCATGTTTGGCAAGTCTGGAGAGCTGCTGACTATGAGGTTGAGGGTCCAGACCTTCAAGGCGATGATGCGACAG GAAATTGGCTGGTTTGATGACAACAACAACGCAGTTGGGGTCCTGACCACCAAACTGGCCACAGACGCCTCGCTGGTCAAAGGG GCCGCAGGCTCCAGAATGGGACTGGCCACTCACACCATCTGCTCCCTGACCATCGCCGTGGTGGTGGCCTTCATCAGCTGCTGGCAGCTCACTCTCCTCATCCTCGCAATGGTGCCCTTCCTGACCGGGGCCAACTTTATACAGATGAGGGCCATGACGGGACACGCCTCCAAAGACCAGAGCGCCTTGGAGCTGGCCGGCAAG ATCTCCACCGAGACTGTGGAGAACTTCAGGACGGTTGTCTCCCTGACGCGAGAGGAGGTCTTCTATCGCAAGTTCATGGACAGTTTGAGTAAACCATATCG GTCCAGCCTGTTGAAGGCCCCCATCTACGGCATCACGTTCGCCCTGTCCCAGGCCATCCCCTTCATGGTCAATGCCGCCATCTTTCGGTTTGGTGCCTGGCTGATTGCTAACTGCTACACCAACTTCGAGAACGTTTATCT CGTCTTCTCGGTCATCGTGTTCGCCGCCATGAACATCGGCCAGTCGTCCTCCTTGGCGCCCGACTTCGCCAAAGCCAAGACGTCCGCCCAGAGGATCCTGTCCATGCTGGACATGAAGCCGGCGATAGACATCTACAACCAAGAGGGCCACAAGCCG ACGGACTGCGTCGGGGACATCGAGTTCCGTGGACTCCACTTCTCGTACCCGACGCGGCAGAACGTCAAGGTTCTGCAGGGCCTGGACGTGTCCGTGCGCCCGGGCCAGACTCTGGCGCTGGTGGGGGGCAGCGGCTGCGGGAAGAGCACCGCGGTGCAGCTGCTGGAGCGCTTCTACGACCCGGCGGCGGGGCAAGTG CTCATGGACCGGTACGACACCAAGACGCTGAACCTGGCGTGGCTGCGGTCGCAGCTCGGCCTGGTCTCGCAGGAGCCCATCCTGTTCGACTGCACCATCGCCGAGAACATCCAGTACGGGGACAACAGCCGCGTGGTCTcgctggaggaggtggaggaggcggcCAGGAGCGCCAACATCCACAACTTCATCGCGGGCTTGCCGGAG AAATACAACACCCGCGTCGGGGACAAGGGCACGCAGCTGTCCGGCGGGCAGAAGCAGAGGATCGCCATCGCCCGGGCCCTCGTCCGCCGGCCCAAGGTGCTTCTTCTGGACGAGGCCACCTCGGCCCTGGACACGGAGAGCGAGaag GTGGTCCAGAGGGCTCTGGACGACGCCCGGCTCGGCCGCACCTGCATCACCATCGCCCACCGGCTGTCCACCATCAAGAACGCGGACGTCATAGTGGTCATTCAGAACGGCAGGGTGTGCGAGCAGGGCAGCCACGCCGAGCTGATGGCCCGCCAGGGTGCCTACTACGCCCTGGTCAACGCCCaggtctccacctcctccatctcctccacgCTGTGA